A genomic region of Zalophus californianus isolate mZalCal1 chromosome 11, mZalCal1.pri.v2, whole genome shotgun sequence contains the following coding sequences:
- the LOC113914962 gene encoding olfactory receptor 5D18-like: protein MSLGEGNQSSVTTFILLGFSEYPHLQTPLFLVFLTIYTVTLVGNLGIIAVIRINPKLHTPMYFFLSHLSFLDICYSSVFTPKLLEILVMEDRTISFKGCLVQFFFVCAFVITEMFMLAVMAYDRFVAVCNPLLYTVAMSQKLCALLVAGTYAWGGICSLTLTYSLLELSYCGSNIINHFGCEYSAILSLSCSDPYFSQMTCLVISTFNEACSLLIILASYIFIVVTIVKMPTTGGLQKAFSTCVSHLTAITIFHGIILLLYCVPNSKSSWLLVKVATVFFTVMIPMLNPLIYSLRNKDVKDTARKLIITKLLSHSM from the coding sequence ATGTCACTGGGTGAAGGAAATCAGAGCTCTGTGACCACATTCATCCTCCTGGGTTTCTCAGAATACCCACATCTCCAGACACCCCTCTTCCTGGTGTTCTTGACCATCTACACGGTCACTCTGGTGGGGAACCTGGGCATAATTGCGGTCATAAGGATCAATCCCAAACTCCACACGCCCATGTACTTTTTCCTCAGCCATCTATCCTTTTTGGATATTTGTTATTCCAGTGTCTTTACACCCAAACTGCTAGAAATCTTGGTCATGGAAGACAGAACTATCTCCTTCAAAGGATGCCTGgtgcaatttttctttgtttgtgcATTTGTGATTACAGAAATGTTCATGTTAGCAGTTATGGCCTATGACCGGTTTGTGGCTGTTTGTAACCCTCTGCTCTACACAGTTGCTATGTCTCAGAAACTCTGTGCCCTCTTGGTAGCTGGAACCTATGCTTGGGGTGGAATATGTTCCTTGACACTCACATATTCTCTTTTGGAACTATCCTACTGTGGTTCCAACATTATAAATCACTTCGGCTGTGAGTATTCTGCCATCCTCTCTTTATCCTGTTCTGACCCCTACTTCAGTCAGATGACGTGTTTGGTCATTTCTACATTCAATGAGGCTTGTAGCCTGCTGATTATCCTGGCCTCCTATATATTCATAGTTGTCACCATTGTCAAGATGCCTACTACTGGTGGACTCCAGAAAGCCTTCTCCACCTGTGTCTCCCACCTGACCGCCATCACCATTTTCCATGGGATCATCCTTCTTCTCTACTGTGTGCCCAACTCCAAAAGCTCATGGCTCCTGGTCAAAGTGGCTACTGTGTTTTTTACTGTCATGATCCCCATGTTGAACCCCCTTATTTACAGCCTGAGGAACAAAGATGTGAAAGACACGGCCAGGAAGTTAATCATTACCAAACTGCTTTCTCACTCaatgtaa